A single window of Gadus morhua chromosome 22, gadMor3.0, whole genome shotgun sequence DNA harbors:
- the LOC115535642 gene encoding uncharacterized protein LOC115535642, with protein MKQHSNWWWCTSQQHLDYSSAISQIPNAWERHCCHQGIPYCGVILWHLQTTFGKGYHPSEVPPSRNLQPDQKSSTMDSMKSLGAPFASCVYWANPGKKTPSVRRNSFTRRKSIGARRMSLPGKGIGRRKSLPCRPSQKVPESWLTVYQADLQKERKRQQAVLAKKNAERSIGKTHFRSQHCLPRKPSNPARKPASKRNQKSLFGAFQGLSLDGAMGGGRGAAARASAGGDPCKVM; from the exons ATGAAACAACACTCCAATTGGTGGTGGTGCACTTCACAACAACACTTGGACTATAGCAGTGCCATTTCCCAG atCCCCAACGCCTGGGAGCGACATTGCTGTCATCAAGGCATCCCGTATTGCGGTGTGATACTTTGGCACCTCCAGACGACCTTCGGAAAGGGGTACCATCCATCCGAAGTGCCCCCAAGTCGCAACCTCCAACCTGACCAGAAGTCTTCCACTATGGATTCCATGAAGTCCCTGGGGGCCCCTTTTGCCAGCTGTGTTTACTGGGCCAACCCCGGCAAGAAGACGCCGTCCGTCCGCAGAAACAGCTTCACGCGTAGGAAGAGCATCGGAGCGCGTCGGATGTCCCTTCCCGGCAAGGGCATCGGCCGACGGAAGTCTCTGCCCTGTAGGCCTAGCCAAAAGGTCCCAGAGTCCTGGCTCACGGTGTACCAGGCTGACCTCCAGAAGGAAAG GAAACGACAGCAAGCAGTGCTGGCCAAGAAGAACGCAGAGAGGTCCATCGGAAAGACCCACTTCAGGAGCCAGCACTGTCTTCCAAGG AAGCCCAGCAACCCAGCCAGAAAGCCTGCATCCAAGCGCAACCAAAAGTCATTATTCGGGGCCTTCCAGGGCCTCAGCCTGGATGGGGCTAtgggaggtgggcggggcgcGGCTGCCAGAGCCTCCGCTGGGGGAGACCCGTGCAAAGTTATGTAA